ATGGCGCAGGCCCCCTGCACACCACCATTTTCCTGAACAAATGGTTGATGGACCAGGGATTCCTGGTCCTCAAGCAGGATCTCCACGCCGTGCTGGCCGCCGGGAAGCACCACCAGGATCCGTCCCCTCTCAAGCTGCTGGCCAAGCGACTGCTGCCCGAACGGCTGGCTGGACACATCCGCAGGTTCATCGCCCGGGGGCAGCAGGTCATGCGCGACCGCTTCCTGGAACTGGTGGACTGGGAACGGACCACGGCCATTTCCGAAGGCGTAAGCGGCGGCATCTACCTGAACACTGCCATCATGGATCAGGCCCGACGGGACGAGGTGGAACGCGCCCTCATCGCCGAACTGCCCAGGCTCGTGGATCCCAGAACCGGCGAACGGGTCATCACCGCGGTGCGGCGGCGGGCGGAGCTGTTCACCGGCGTGGCGGCCGAGCATGCCCCGGATCTGCTGGTGGCATGCGCCCGCGGCTATCAGATCATCGTCCCCAACGAGTTGCTGCGCTTTAACGAGCGCTTTGACGGCGGCCTGTTCCTGGCCCACAAATGGAGCGGCCGGCACGAGCAGTTCGGCATCCTGGTGCTGCACGGCCCCGGCGTGCGCCACGCCAGCCTGCCCCAGGCCAACATCCCCGACGTGGCCCCCACCCTGCTGCACCTGCTGGGCGAGGCCGTGCCGGCACACATGGAAGGCCGCGTGCTCCTGGAGGCCCTGGAAGACGGGCAGGCCGCAACCATCGACACCGCCTCGGCCCAGGCGACGGAAGGCCGGCAGCTTTCCGCCGAAGAGGAAGCCGCCATTGCCAGGCAGTTGCAGGACCTGGGCTATCTGTAGGGCAACGTGTTTTTGAAAAGAACTCCCGGGGGAAAACCTTTCTGAAGAAAGGTTCTTCCCCCGAANNNNNNNNNNNNNNNNNNNNNNNNNNNNNNNNNNNNNNNNNNNNNNNNNNNNNNNNNNNNNNNNNNNNNNNNNNNNNNNNNNNNNNNNNNNNNNNNNNNNNNNNNNNNNNNNNNNNNNNNNNNNNNNNNNNNNNNNNNNNNNNNNNNNNNNNNNNNNNNNNNNNNNNNNNNNNNNNNNNNNNNNNNNNNNNNNNNNNNNNNNNNNNNNNNNNNNNNNNNNNNNNNNNNNNNNNNNNNNNNNNNNNNNNNNNNNNNNNNNNNNNNNNNNNNNNNNNNNNNNNNNNNNNNNNNNNNNNNNNNNNNNNNNNNNNNNNNNNNNNNNNNNNNNNNNNNNNNNNNNNNNNNNNNNNNNNNNNNNNNNNNNNNNNNNNNNNNNNNNNNNNNNNNNNNNNNNNNNNNNNNNNNNNNNNNNNNNNNNNNNNNNNNNNNNNNNNNNNNNNNNNNNNNNNNNNNNNNNNNNNNNNNNNNNNNNNNNNNNNNNNNNNNNNNNNNNNNNNNNNNNNNNNNNNNNNNNNNNNNNNNNNNNNNNNNNNNNNNNNNNNNNNNNNNNNNNNNNNNNNNNNNNNNNNNNNNNNNNNNNNNNNNNNNNNNNNNNNNNNNNNNNNNNNNNNNNNNNNNNNNNNNNNNNNNNNNNNNNNNNNNNNNNNNNNNNNNNNNNNNNNNNNNNNNNNNNNNNNNNNNNNNNNNNNNNNNNNNNNNNNNNNNNNNNNNNNNNNNNNNNNNNNNNNNNNNNNNNNNNNNNNNNNNNNNNNNNNNNNNNNNNNNNNNNNNNNNNNNNNNNNNNNNNNNNNNNNNNNNNNNNNNNNNNNNNNNNNNNNNNAAAAGGTTTCCTCTCTCGCAAGTCTCTTTTTTCAAAAAACCCCTCACTGTGCCTGCTTGCGGGCGTTGACGATGAGCGGGCAGCGCTGGCACACCCGGGCGGCCTGCGCATCGGCAGCGTGCGGATTTTTCAGCAGCCGGCGGGCGGCGCGATAGGCCGGGCCGTTCCAGATCTCCGCAAAGGGCTGCGTCAGGGCATTGCCAAAGTCGTTGGCCAGGGGCCGCACGTCGCTGCAGCAGGGCGAGATACCGCCATCGAAGTTGACAAAGGCCGACCGGTACAGCCAGGAGCAATCCGGCTCCACGTCGGCGGCCTGATCGTCCAGGTTGCGGGGAAACTTGCTGCTCCACCACTGGGCCGGGGCATCTTTCGGGAAAAAGGGCTTGATGAAGCGCACCTGATCCACGCCCAGCTCCCGGGCCTGTTGTTCGGCCAGGGGAATCTCGTTCTCGTTGAACCCGGTGACGCAGAACTGCCAGTCGATGACCGGCGTGCTGCGATTGCGCGCCTTTTTCAGGGCCACCAGCCGCCTGATGTTCTCCAGCGCCAGTTCCATGTTCCCCTTGCCCATGAACGTGGCGTAGCTCTCCGGCGTGACGCCGTGGCAGGAGAAGATGAGGACTTCGAGTCCTGAGTCGATGATCTTTTCCGCCAGCAGATCGTCCTTGATATTCATGTTGGACGACACGCCCACGCCGATGTTCC
This sequence is a window from Megalodesulfovibrio gigas DSM 1382 = ATCC 19364. Protein-coding genes within it:
- a CDS encoding alkaline phosphatase family protein, whose protein sequence is MTDSKILVIGWDGATFDIIKPLVDAGRMPTMARLLAEGMHAPLNSTTPAVTPVAWSSFMTGVHPGSHGIFDAFRYDATHRTLRMVHAGMRTAPTIFKILDDRGRPSGALNIPMTWPPDKLTHGFVYTGMFTAGEAQDRVHPPELAAEVLRLTGTPALEPTSHADPSTYLQHILQNIHNQETLTRHMMQSRPWDLLTSVFIDSDRVQHYYWKYLDPSHPEHATLGDAIGQVYVALDAALGRLLAAAPEGTRLCMVSDHGAGPLHTTIFLNKWLMDQGFLVLKQDLHAVLAAGKHHQDPSPLKLLAKRLLPERLAGHIRRFIARGQQVMRDRFLELVDWERTTAISEGVSGGIYLNTAIMDQARRDEVERALIAELPRLVDPRTGERVITAVRRRAELFTGVAAEHAPDLLVACARGYQIIVPNELLRFNERFDGGLFLAHKWSGRHEQFGILVLHGPGVRHASLPQANIPDVAPTLLHLLGEAVPAHMEGRVLLEALEDGQAATIDTASAQATEGRQLSAEEEAAIARQLQDLGYL
- a CDS encoding radical SAM protein; the protein is MLRAGLATRGMDAATKFRILKRHLAAVLRHATPRKLLNLVKTERNMRRKAEVLDSFPYILKIESTNICNLHCAFCYDNRRQPSEGERGYGRMQPAHFRHVVDQLAPYLFKINMYGFGEPFLFPEGFEMIRYATDRNIGVGVSSNMNIKDDLLAEKIIDSGLEVLIFSCHGVTPESYATFMGKGNMELALENIRRLVALKKARNRSTPVIDWQFCVTGFNENEIPLAEQQARELGVDQVRFIKPFFPKDAPAQWWSSKFPRNLDDQAADVEPDCSWLYRSAFVNFDGGISPCCSDVRPLANDFGNALTQPFAEIWNGPAYRAARRLLKNPHAADAQAARVCQRCPLIVNARKQAQ